GAGTCTAAGTTTCCAGGTCTTTCCGCATGGCTTCGTATTGTTCGCGCGTGATTTCCCCCCGTGCGTAGCGTCGATCCAGGATGTCTCTCGCACTTTGCTCCTGAGTCGACTGCGTCCGTGAGCCGGATTGATTACCGGGTTGAAACACTGCTCTTACCAACCAGACCGCACCGAGGATCAGCCCGCCCCAGAACAGGATCATCAGCACGACTCCGATGAGCCCAAATCCCATCATCGTTTTACCACCTCCAATATCACCCGTTAATGAATAGCGTTGGCATTTATCGCCTTCCACGCCTCATTTCAAATCCGACAGCAGTTCCTGAAACTGCTCGCGGTTGATTTCGCCGCGAGCGTAGCGAAGCCGTGCGATTTCAATCGGCGAGAGAGTTTCAGATTCCTGATCCGCCGTACTGCCGGCGCTCGATTTGCCGGCGCGCCGGATCGCCCAAATGGCGAGAACGACGAATCCGACAATGACGCCGGCAATCACGATCAGATTGAGGATCCCGGCAATCCAACCCGAAGTCCCGAACCAGCCATAACCACAACAACCCATCATGTCGATCTCCTTTCTCGTTTTCTCGCTCATCCAACGAACGAGAATGTTCTCACATTTGAGTTGATCTTAGCGGCTGCGGATGAAGATACGTTAGTGGAAGTTTAAAGAAACAGTAAAGAATGGGGGAAACAGGAGGTTAGCAGGGGCTAGGCATGGGCCGCGATGGGGAGGGTGAATGAAAAGGTGCTGCCTTTGTCTTTGCCCGGGCTCTCCGCCCAGATGTGCCCACCGTGCGCCTCGACGATGTGTTTGGCGATCGTCAGTCCGATACCGCTCCCGCCGCTGGCGCGGGAACGAGATTTATCCACGCGATAGAAACGGGAGAAGATATGCGGCAGATGTTCCAGGGGGATGCCGATGCCCGTATCTTGAATCCGGATTAAAATCTCATCTTTCGATCGAGCCGCCCGAACACATACTTTTCCCTTTGGTGGAGTGTACTGTAATGCATTGCCCAATAAGTTGAGCAGCACCTGCCCGATCCGGTTTTCGTCGGCGTGAATCAAGGGCAGGTTCGGTTCTATCTCGACTTCCAGTGCGACTCCCTTTTCGATGTACTGGCGCTCCAGACGCGTGCGCGCCGTTTCGATCGAGGCATCGATGCGGACATCCTGCCGCTCCATTTCAAACCCGCCGGCTTCTACGCGGCTGAGTTCCTGGAGATCGTTTACCAGACGCTGCATTCGATCCGCCTCGCGGTGAACCTGTTGGTAGATCTCGATCTGTGCGGGGAGCACGCCGTCGATCAAGCCCTCCATGGAAGCCTTGATCGTAGAAAGCGGGGTCCGCAGCTCGTGCGCCACGTCCCCGATAAGCTGCCGGCGCATGGTTTCCATTTGGGCCAACTTGGATGCCATACGGTTGAAGCTGACCGCCAGATTGGCCAACTCGTCCATTTCAGATGGTGGCTGTTCCCCGGGAATGTTCACGCGTTCATCAAAGTGGCCATCTGCGATGTGCTGGCTGATCGACATCATCTCCTGTACCGGTGAAACGATTTGACGGCTGAAAAGTACGCTGACGATAATCGCGGCCAGAACCGAGACGAATGTGGCCAGAAGCAGGGCTTCGTTTACCGCGGAGCGAAAATTAGTGAATAGATCCGCTTCGAGATCCACGCCCAGCGTGGAATCACCCATCATCCGGCCCATCATGGCACTCATCTCCGCCAGATGGCGTTGAAATGATGTCGGTATGCTCAGCTCCGCTGCCGTGGCTAAAATCAGCACGCCCACCACAATCACGATGAGATAGGAGAGAAATAGCTTCCAGGCCAAGTGTCCTCGTATCGCTGCAAACATGGTCAATCTCCCCGATCCTCGAAGCGATAGCCGATTCCGCGCACTGTGGCGATCAGGTCGTCGTCTCCAAATTTCTGGCGGATGTGCCCGATATGCACGTCTACAACCCTTATCTCGCCGTAGTAATCGTGCCCCCAGACTTTTTCTAGAAGTTGTTCCCTGCTCAGAACTCGTCCGTGGTGTTCTGCCAGCGTTCGCAGCAGGTCGAATTCGGTCGTGGTGAGGTCGATCGGGTTTCCGTTCATCCAGACCTTGCGGCTGCCGGTGTCGACACGCACGTGTTCGAAGGCAAGTATCGTTTCGTCGGGCAAGCCCGTACCCCCGCTAAGACGACGCAAAGCGGCTTTCACCCGGGCGACCAATTCGCGCGGGCTGAAGGGCTTGGTGAGATAATCGTCCGCCCCGACGGACAGACCCACGATCTTGTCCGTCTCTTCCGCTTTTGCGGTCAGCATGATCACGTACACGTCGGATTCGCGCCGCAATTGGGTGAGCACTTCCACGCCGTCCATGCCAGGCAGCATGATGTCCAGGACGATCAGGTCCGGTTTGTACGTGCGTGCCGCTTTCAATCCGGACGGGCCGTCCATCGCCGTGTAGACTTCGTAGCTCTCCGCCTCGAAGTAGGCGCTTACGATCTCGATGATGGATCGTTCATCGTCAACGACCAATATTCTCGCGTTCAACTCTGCATCTCTCCAGCGTGTGACTGCTTTCGATGGAAATTCCCCCAGACTGCCGCCCGGGGGAATTTATCGGATTAACTAACGTACGCTCAGCGGTGAGATCGATCGAACGCCGAATCCCTCGACCTTCAACGCATCGGTGACTAACTCAACGGATCCCTCGAAGGACAGCGGCAGCTCGATGCGAAAGGTGTATTCGGATTCTGACTTCGACACAATTTCCATCCTCTCCACCCTCCGATTCTACCCGGAGATTTGCGCTGAATGCATTCGCCGGAGAGTCATTCCTATTCGTGCGCCTCCGACATTTCGATAAACTCGCCGTGCCAGGTATGGACGAACACCTGACCGGTGAACCCGTTTACGCTGAGCATGCCGATCACGGAACCATCATCTTCGATGTGCAGCGTGTAGTACCCGTAGAACGTATCGGCGTGTTCGTCCGCCTTTTCACCCGATCCGTATCGATCCAGATACGCTTGGGCGAACTGCACGGCTTCATTCGGACCGACCGGCATCTCTGAAGCCTGAAAGTCCGTCGTCTGTCCGGGGAGCATTCCGCCGTATCGAGACGAACGTGCGTAGCCACCCATCATACCTGAATCCGCCATCGGGCTGTACTTGAGATTCCACATCATGTTCGGTCCGAATTCCGGATATACGCTTCCCGTGGCCGGATCTACGAGCACTTCCATCGCTCCGATTCCGGTGCTTGTTTCGACGATCTGGGCGTAGGCGTGATTATCGAAGATCATGATCTCCCCGATGGAAAGGTCGTCGCTTCCTACGGCGTTGAGATAGTCATCGACCGCGTTTTCCGCCTCGGACAGGGAAAGTGGTTCGACGCTGGGCAATCCGGCGGCGTCGAGCGGGCCCATCATATCGGGTCCCCTCATGCCGTAACCCGGCGGCCATGGGTACCCGGAATCCTCCGCAGAGAAGTACCCGTTCATCATGGTTCCCGGGCCGTACCCCACGGGATTCCACCATCTGCGGTCGAAGCTTATTCCCATGAGTACGAGCGCCGCTGCGCCTACGATTACCGTCAGGACGATTAAAGTATTGCGTAATGTTCTGCTCACTTTACCACCTCCGTTTCGATTGTCCGTTAGGACTTTCCTATCTTTGTGAAGTGTAAAAAACCAATTTAAAGCTGTAATGTCGCCAGATTAAAGGATTCGTAAAGGTATCGTGTGTGCGTTCAACGGCGCATACTCAGATGTGCCCGCTAAGGTTCGATTTGGGCCGCAGCATCTGTGTGATGAACCGCTTCATTTCAATTTCGTGGCAGAGGAATGTGTTAATCGAGTGGTGATGAAGTCGCGGTAGAGTTAACCAAAGGAATGAAGGTGGCATCCGGCCGAAAGATCATCGTGGGCAATCGCATGCTGTATGAAATCACGCCTGCCCATAGAGATGCAATTGAAGCGTGGAGTGTACGCGTGAAGCCGTCGTTCGATTTGCGTACCACATTAACCCCACTCCAATTTGCTCGGGTTCAATCACGCGACGTGTATGCAAGACGATCGGATTGAACGAAACTTTCATCGATTTACGTAGAAGGGAGGACGAACATGAACATGGAACACGAAGGACATCACCACGAACATCAGCGTGCCATGTCGGGAGACGATCGCGGGCACGAATCTCACAACGTCATGGAATCCCACATGGGACACGGTGGGGGCGAAATGACGTCCGCAGAACACGAAGGTCATGAGCATCACGTTGATCATACCGGCCACGAGCAGATGTTCCGCAAACGCTTCTGGATCAGTCTGATCCTGTCGATTCCCGTCATCCTGTTCAGCCCGTTCGTTCAAGACACGCTCGGCTTCGTGATGCCGGCGTTCACGGGAAGTGAGTGGGTCACGCCCGTATTTGCCGTGATCGTCTTCATCTACGGCGGTCTGCCGTTCCTGCGCATGGCGGTGCCGGAGGTGAAGAACAGGCGCCCGGGGATGATGCTGCTCATTTCGCTGGCGATCAGTGTCTCTTTCGTGTACAGCATTGCGGCGCTGTTCCTGCCGACGAGCGCAACCTTTTTTTGGGAACTGGTTACTCTGATCGACATCATGCTGCTCGGCCATTGGATCGAGATGCGCAGCGTGCGGCAGGCGTCGGGCGCGCTCGACGAACTGGCGAAGTTAATGCCGGACACCGCGGAGCGGATCGATGCGAACGGAGACGTGGAGAC
This DNA window, taken from Anaerolineales bacterium, encodes the following:
- a CDS encoding SHOCT domain-containing protein, which translates into the protein MMGFGLIGVVLMILFWGGLILGAVWLVRAVFQPGNQSGSRTQSTQEQSARDILDRRYARGEITREQYEAMRKDLET
- a CDS encoding ATP-binding protein, which codes for MFAAIRGHLAWKLFLSYLIVIVVGVLILATAAELSIPTSFQRHLAEMSAMMGRMMGDSTLGVDLEADLFTNFRSAVNEALLLATFVSVLAAIIVSVLFSRQIVSPVQEMMSISQHIADGHFDERVNIPGEQPPSEMDELANLAVSFNRMASKLAQMETMRRQLIGDVAHELRTPLSTIKASMEGLIDGVLPAQIEIYQQVHREADRMQRLVNDLQELSRVEAGGFEMERQDVRIDASIETARTRLERQYIEKGVALEVEIEPNLPLIHADENRIGQVLLNLLGNALQYTPPKGKVCVRAARSKDEILIRIQDTGIGIPLEHLPHIFSRFYRVDKSRSRASGGSGIGLTIAKHIVEAHGGHIWAESPGKDKGSTFSFTLPIAAHA
- a CDS encoding response regulator transcription factor, coding for MNARILVVDDERSIIEIVSAYFEAESYEVYTAMDGPSGLKAARTYKPDLIVLDIMLPGMDGVEVLTQLRRESDVYVIMLTAKAEETDKIVGLSVGADDYLTKPFSPRELVARVKAALRRLSGGTGLPDETILAFEHVRVDTGSRKVWMNGNPIDLTTTEFDLLRTLAEHHGRVLSREQLLEKVWGHDYYGEIRVVDVHIGHIRQKFGDDDLIATVRGIGYRFEDRGD